TTCTCAGAAGATAACCCTCCTTGAGCTTTTGTATAAAGTTAAAGAGGAGCTTGACCCTACCCTCGCCTTTAGGAGTATGTGTAGGGCGGGTATATGTGGCACCTGCGCAGTAAAGCTCAATGGAAAGCCAGTCCTTGCGTGCTCCACGTGGGTTTCTGGAGAGGATTTACTTGTTGAACCCATTGACAGGTTTTCTGTGATAAAGGACCTGGTAGTAGACCACGAGAGCATAGTGAAAAGGCTAAAGGATTATAGCCTGTGGCTACGTATTGGAGAGGGGACTATAAGCCTACAAGAGGATATAAACCGTAAAACTTCAAGAAGCTGGGAGTGTATACTCTGCGGTATATGTGATAGTGTGTGTCCTGTGCTATCAGAAAGTGGACTTTTTGGAGGTCCTCTAACCCTCACAAGATTATACAAATACCTTCATGACCCAAGAAATGCACAACAAGAGACTACTTTGAAAACTTTGCAGAACCTCAAGCCAGAACTTTGCACCCATTGCATGAACTGCTCCTATG
This portion of the Aquificaceae bacterium genome encodes:
- a CDS encoding 2Fe-2S iron-sulfur cluster-binding protein is translated as MKVRIKRHPKGVEEFEVEVSQKITLLELLYKVKEELDPTLAFRSMCRAGICGTCAVKLNGKPVLACSTWVSGEDLLVEPIDRFSVIKDLVVDHESIVKRLKDYSLWLRIGEGTISLQEDINRKTSRSWECILCGICDSVCPVLSESGLFGGPLTLTRLYKYLHDPRNAQQETTLKTLQNLKPELCTHCMNCSYACPKRLMPEGLIREEENLLVEKGLLQRQVGGFDFLSF